One window of the Eucalyptus grandis isolate ANBG69807.140 chromosome 6, ASM1654582v1, whole genome shotgun sequence genome contains the following:
- the LOC120285984 gene encoding probable disease resistance protein At4g27220, whose product MEDEIVIIGIYGMAGVGKTTILMHVHNRVLEDPNFNDVFWVTVPRKFSIYKLQNEIANVVGLDNLSMDKDVKRRACILNRHLKRKRAVLCLDGLSMHFDIEDVGIPVEKGSIKLVMTTRLLDVYEKMVCQKQVKIGPLDLRDDCWVLFLKKLCFGRDLPSEVKKIASSILDKCGGLPLGIIEIATQMRGPKGVHEWKDLLQQLENSMMELGVFKKLKLSYMNLGNLQVQQSFLHLILCFGEYSKAEIIEKVLIESFMDEGLLSGIATRQELHNKGNTILDKIKKACLGVDKDTEYLLVHPLIRDMALQIVTSTTHMVKANMGLKEIPKDKFWTDHLEKVFLQSNDIKEIPYGISPNCPKLMRLSLDNNVSLEAIHKSFFKHMKGLKVLDLSKTKITELPDTISHLESLEALLLRECKELHCVPCVRKFKALKKLDLSGCVMLGEVPEGMEMLVKLTYLDLLGT is encoded by the coding sequence ATGGAGGATGAGATTGTCATCATTGGTATTTATGGAATGGCGGGAGTTGGCAAGACAACCATTCTAATGCATGTCCATAATAGAGTACTTGAGGATCCTAACTTTAATGATGTGTTCTGGGTCACTGTACCTCGGAAGTTTAGCATCTATAAACTACAAAACGAGATTGCCAATGTAGTCGGACTAGACAATCTCTCAATGGATAAGGATGTGAAGAGGAGGGCATGCATATTGAATAGGCATttgaagagaaagagagctGTCTTATGTTTAGATGGTCTGTCGATGCACTTTGACATTGAGGATGTGGGAATTCCAGTTGAGAAAGGAAGCATTAAGTTGGTAATGACAACTCGATTGCTAGATGTATATGAGAAGATGGTCTGCCAAAAACAAGTCAAAATAGGTCCTCTAGATTTGCGAGATGATTGTTGggtcttatttttaaaaaagcttTGCTTTGGGAGAGACCTCCCTtcagaagttaaaaaaattgcaagctCCATTTTGGATAAGTGTGGAGGTTTGCCACTTGGGATCATTGAGATTGCAACTCAGATGAGGGGACCAAAGGGAGTGCATGAATGGAAAGACTTGTTGCAGCAATTAGAAAATTCGATGATGGAACTTGGTGTGTTCAAGAAACTGAAACTCAGTTACATGAACTTGGGTAATCTTCAAGTGCAGCAGTCTTTCTTGCATTTAATACTCTGTTTTGGAGAGTACTCTAAAGCTGAAATCATCGAAAAGGTTTTGATAGAATCTTTCATGGATGAGGGCTTGTTAAGTGGAATAGCCACTCGGCAAGAATTGCACAATAAAGGTAACACCATAttggacaaaataaaaaaggcttGCCTGGGGGTTGATAAAGACACAGAATATCTGTTAGTACACCCCTTGATAAGGGACATGGCATTGCAAATAGTGACGAGCACAACTCACATGGTCAAGGCCAACATGGGATTGAAAGAGATTCCAAAGGATAAGTTCTGGACCGATCACCTAGAGAAAGTCTTTTTACAAAGCAACGATATAAAAGAAATCCCATACGGCATATCGCCAAATTGCCCTAAACTTATGAGGCTGTCGTTGGATAACAATGTCTCTTTGGAAGCCATCCACAAATCTTTCTTCAAGCATATGAAGGGGTTGAAGGTTCTAGATCTCAGCAAAACAAAAATCACGGAATTACCGGACACTATATCTCACTTGGAGAGCTTAGAAGCACTGTTACTCCGAGAGTGTAAGGAATTACATTGTGTACCTTGTGTACGAAAGTTCAAAGCTCTAAAAAAGTTGGACCTTAGTGGGTGTGTTATGCTTGGAGAAGTGCCGGAGGGAATGGAGATGCTGGTAAAGCTAACGTACCTTGACCTGCTTGGCACATAG
- the LOC120294311 gene encoding uncharacterized protein LOC120294311 translates to MLESSICEGGQLRMSPERIRMAVGREKLDDVMGRSEEGGGDAGLGAILHPTNSRSSLKHICSFFCGIQRKCPERRTLFWKYVKLLPNKHWNCSFCGKPYAGSATRIKAHLAGVGGYGINDCRNVDGRVRSEARKAMKAKTVVESSSRPDNDEVGLHQPVIASNEDGWRETSFVAMPYLSSNAISNGWPVIASNEDGQPVIASNQDGRRETSFVAMPYLSSNAISTVGASSSDFHPLHEMNVPSQYLPTQNMTTHGDILFWTQPPQSHGINSNIQPWNLSHPSSGGDLAPEALTHMPPQVNVEGGEPNAEVPQDARTDDALVDGQPGACGLVDKNMPTLKRKLEELSNREADMDGLETWCRKAQRIRGEYWSMVQAFREGRSLSPQQVERVNDLSKEV, encoded by the exons ATGCTCGAGAGCTCAATCTGCGAGGGAGGGCAGCTGAGGATGTCGCCGGAGAGGATCAGGATGGCGGTGGGAAGGGAAAAGTTGGACGACGTGATGGGGAGGAGcgaagagggaggaggagatgctg GCCTCGGCGCCATTCTTCACCCAACAAATTCAAGGTCTTCCTTGAAACATATCTGCTCATTCTTTTGTGGGATACAGAGAAAATGCCCAGAGAGACGGACCCTCTTTTGGAAGTATGTGAAGTTGCTGCCTAACAAACACTGGAACTGCAGCTTCTGCGGGAAGCCGTATGCTGGAAGCGCAACCAGGATCAAGGCCCACTTAGCTGGAGTTGGAGGATATGGGATCAATGACTGCAGGAACGTTGATGGCCGAGTGAGATCGGAAGCCCGAAAGGCGATGAAGGCTAAAACAGTGGTGGAATCGAGCAGCAGACCAGATAACGATGAAGTGGGTCTGCATCAGCCTGTGATTGCAAGCAATGAAGATGGTTGGAGAGAGACTTCATTTGTTGCCATGCCATACCTGAGCTCTAATGCCATAAGCAATGGTTGGCCTGTGATTGCAAGCAATGAAGATGGTCAGCCTGTGATTGCAAGCAATCAAGATGGTCGGAGAGAGACTTCATTTGTTGCCATGCCATACCTGAGCTCTAATGCCATAAGCACTGTAGGTGCAAGTTCATCAGACTTTCATCCATTGCATGAGATGAATGTGCCCAGTCAGTATCTTCCTACTCAAAACATGACCACACATGGGGACATTTTATTCTGGACACAACCTCCTCAATCTCATGGCATTAATTCTAACATTCAGCCATGGAATTTGAGTCATCCCAGCAGCGGCGGAGACCTTGCACCTGAAGCTTTGACTCACATGCCACCCCAAGTAAATGTAGAAGGGGGAGAACCCAATGCAGAGGTTCCACAAG ATGCGAGGACAGATGATGCACTCGTGGATGGTCAACCAGGTGCTTGTGGGCTGGTTGACAAGAATATGCCAACTCTGAAAAGAAAGCTGGAAGAACTAAGCAATCGAGAAGCAGACATGGATGGGTTGGAGACATGGTGTAGGAAAGCACAAAGGATAAGAGGAGAATACTGGAGCATGGTCCAAGCATTCCGAGAAGGTAGATCTCTTTCTCCACAGCAGGTAGAAAGAGTAAATGATTTGAGCAAAGAAGTTTAA